The following proteins come from a genomic window of Nicotiana tomentosiformis chromosome 12, ASM39032v3, whole genome shotgun sequence:
- the LOC104100917 gene encoding kinesin-like protein KIN-14P, with protein sequence MNSILDRIAKDYGRRSSSSVYSTGDVFEPLSSNNAKQRAKLVEWLNSVLPHLRLPINSSDEDLRAFLVDGTILCHLLNKLKPGSIPECGGSEHSPELGSENIKRFFSAIDEMGLPRFQASDLEQGSMKIVVECLLTLQAELTLNDGGHNSSTVLSGKSGADANRRWKLLGENFGCGDVSYREEFSRTQSSPSPGERQKNGSDSKFQRALRSPVMAEPSAALLHHVGHKFHEVFQLKQGSNTEIPAAKISEMMKSNSLDIAPTQSLLSVVNGILDESIERKNGEIPQRVACLLRKVVQEIERRISTQAEHLRMQQNNLFKTREEKYQSRIRVLEALAAGTSEETQIVMNQLQQIKNEKNKMEEKKKNEEQDVPRLKEKDDQIATLKQELEIAKKSYESKEKDDHGQEVAALKQELEIVKKSYELKEKENHNQEIAALKQELEIVKKSYELKEKENHKKEITALKQEMEIFKKSYELKEKEDHRQEIAALKQEMEIAKKSYELKEKEDHKQEIAALKQEMEIAKKPYELKEKEDHKQEIAALKQEMEIAKKSYELKEKEDHKQEIAALKQEMEIAKKSYEHHTLEMEKKATESQQELEEKLKEATSLLTESRNRIKELETFCQSKSENWTKKEHIYQIFTEFQLGALRELRFSSQSIRQEVVKTQKSYAEGFNQLGEKVRALGHAAANYSAVLAENRKLHNEVQELKGNIRVYCRIRPFLRGQKEKQSVVEYIGENGELIVVNPSKQGKEGRRSFKFNKVYSPAATQAEVYTDIQPLIQSVLDGYNVCIFAYGQTGSGKTYTMTGPDRATEENLGVNYRALNDLFTISQMRGSTFTYEITVQMIEIYNEQVRDLLSSDSSQKKLGILSACQPNGLAVPEASMQPVNRTSDVLDLMDIGLRNRAKGSTALNERSSRSHSVVTIHVRGMDIKSGSSMRSSLNLVDLAGSERVDRSEVTGDRLKEAQHINKSLSALGDVISALAQKNAHVPYRNSKLTQLLQTSLGGQAKTLMFVQLNPEVGSYSETMSTLKFAERVSGVELGAARSSKEGRDVRDLMEQVVSLKDTISQKDEEIEKLQLIKDKKNVHIGSDSETHGTD encoded by the exons ATGAATTCCATCCTGGATCGCATTGCCAAAGATTATGGTAGACGGAGCAGCTCAAGCGTATACAGTACTGGGGACGTCTTTGAGCCTTTGTCAAGTAATAATG CTAAGCAACGGGCAAAATTGGTAGAATGGTTAAACAGTGTTCTTCCTCACTTGCGTTTGCCAATAAATTCTTCTGATGAGGATTTGCGAGCTTTCTTGGTTGATGGTACTATCTTATGCCATTTATTGAATAAGTTGAAACCAGGTTCTATACCAGAG TGTGGTGGTTCAGAACACTCTCCGGAGTTAGGCTCAGAAAACATTAAAAGGTTTTTTTCAGCTATAGATGAAATGGGATTGCCCAGGTTTCAGGCATCAGACTTGGAACAG GGTTCTATGAAAATAGTAGTGGAGTGCCTTTTAACTCTTCAGGCAGAATTAACGCTGAATGATGGAGGACACAATTCTAGCACAGTATTATCCGGTAAATCTGGAGCTGATGCAAATAGAAGATGGAAACTGTTGGGAGAAAATTTTGGATGTGGCGATGTTTCATACAGAGAAGAATTTTCAAGAACTCAGTCTTCTCCATCCCCAGGAGAACGACAGAAGAACGGATCAGATTCAAAATTCCAGCGTGCATTGAGAAGCCCTGTAATGGCAG AGCCATCAGCTGCATTATTACATCACGTCGGACATAAGTTCCATGAAGTATTTCAGCTTAAACAAGGGAGCAACACTGAAATTCCTGCTGCAAAGATTTcagaaatgatgaaatctaacAGTTTGGAT ATTGCCCCAACACAGTCACTTCTAAGTGTTGTCAATGGGATTCTTGATGAAAGCATTGAGCGGAAGAATGGCGAGATACCTCAA CGTGTAGCATGCCTATTGAGAAAAGTGGTGCAAGAAATTGAGCGTCGGATATCCACTCAAGCTGAACATCTTAGAATG CAGCAAAACAATCTATTTAAGACTCGTGAAGAGAAATACCAGTCGAGAATCAGAGTCCTAGAAGCCCTTGCAGCTGGAACTAGTGAAGAGACACAG ATTGTCATGAACCAGCTTCAGCAGATTAAG AATGAGAAAAACAAAAtggaggagaaaaagaaaaacgaGGAGCAGGATGTGCCTAGATTGAAAGAGAAGGATGATCAAATTGCGACTTTGAAGCAAGAGCTGGAAATAGCTAAGAAATCGTATGAATCGAAAGAGAAGGATGATCACGGTCAAGAAGTCGCAGCTTTGAAGCAAGAGCTAGAAATAGTTAAGAAATCATATGAATTGAAAGAGAAGGAAAATCATAATCAAGAAATCGCAGCTTTGAAGCAAGAACTAGAAATAGTTAAGAAATCGTATGAATTGAAAGAGAAGGAAAATCATAAGAAAGAAATCACAGCTTTGAAGCAAGAAATGGAAATATTTAAGAAATCATATGAATTGAAAGAGAAGGAAGATCATAGACAAGAAATTGCAGCTTTGAAGCAAGAAATGGAAATAGCTAAGAAATCGTATGAGTTGAAAGAGAAGGAAGATCATAAGCAAGAAATCGCAGCTTTGAAGCAAGAAATGGAAATAGCTAAGAAGCCGTACGAGTTGAAAGAGAAGGAAGATCATAAGCAAGAAATCGCAGCTTTGAAGCAAGAAATGGAAATAGCTAAGAAATCGTACGAGTTGAAAGAGAAGGAAGATCATAAGCAAGAAATCGCAGCTTTGAAGCAAGAAATGGAAATAGCTAAAAAATCGTATGAACATCACACCTTAGAAATGGAAAAAAAGGCTACAGAATCTCAACAAGAGCTTGAAGAGAAGTTGAAAGAGGCGACGAGCCTTTTGACAGAATCAAGAAATAGGATAAAGGAACTTGAGACATTTTGTCAATCAAAATCGGAGAATTGGACCAAGAAGGAGCATATTTACCAAATATTTACAGAATTCCAGCTAGGCGCACTTCGT GAACTAAGGTTTTCTTCTCAGTCAATAAGGCAAGAAGTTGTAAAAACACAGAAGAGCTATGCAGAGGGATTCAATCAACTAG GTGAAAAAGTTAGAGCACTAGGACATGCAGCTGCTAACTACTCTGCAGTCCTTGCTGAGAATCGCAAACTGCACAATGAGGTGCAGGAGCTAAAAG GAAATATCAGAGTATATTGTCGGATTAGGCCATTCCTTCGTGGACAAAAGGAAAAACAATCAGTTGTTGAATACATTGGAGAAAATGGGGAGCTTATTGTTGTAAATCCTTCCAAACAAGGAAAGGAAGGCCGTAGGTCTTTCAAGTTTAATAAGGTTTACAGTCCAGCTGCAACACAAG CTGAGGTCTATACAGATATTCAGCCCTTGATACAGTCCGTGCTTGATGGATATAATGTATGTATATTTGCCTATGGTCAGACTGGATCAGGAAAAACATACACCATG ACTGGCCCAGACAGAGCGACTGAGGAGAATTTGGGTGTCAATTATCGCGCTTTAAATGATCTTTTCACAATTTCTCAAATGAGAGGGAGCACCTTCACATATGAAATTACAGTTCAAATGATAGAAATATATAACGAACAAGTTCGTGACTTACTCTCAAGTGATAGTTCACAAAAGAAA CTTGGGATATTATCCGCCTGCCAACCCAACGGTTTAGCTGTTCCTGAAGCGAGCATGCAGCCAGTAAACAGGACCTCTGATGTCTTAGATTTGATGGATATTGGATTAAGAAATCGAGCAAAAGGTTCCACTGCCCTGAATGAAAGAAGCAGTCGATCACACAG CGTTGTAACTATTCATGTTCGTGGGATGGACATAAAGAGTGGTTCATCCATGCGTAGTAGTCTTAATTTGGTGGATCTCGCTGGAAGTGAAAGAGTAGACCGCTCTGAGGTGACAGGAGATAGACTGAAAGAGGCGCAACATATAAATAAGTCATTATCTGCCCTAGGAGATGTCATTTCCGCTTTGGCACAAAAAAATGCTCATGTCCCTTACAGAAACAGCAagctgactcaactccttcagaCTTCATTAG GTGGCCAAGCAAAAACACTTATGTTTGTGCAGCTAAATCCTGAAGTTGGTTCATATTCAGAAACCATGAGCACGTTAAAGTTTGCTGAAAGAGTATCTGGAGTAGAGCTAGGTGCTGCTCGGAGTAGTAAAGAGGGCAGGGATGTAAGAGATTTAATGGAGCAG GTTGTGTCTCTTAAGGATACGATATCTCAGAAAGATGAGGAAATTGAGAAACTGCAGCTGATCAAAGATAAAAAAAATGTTCATATTGGATCTGACAGCGAGACACATGGTACTGATTGA